In Planifilum fimeticola, the following are encoded in one genomic region:
- a CDS encoding amino acid ABC transporter permease — protein MNGDIRFENLFNPQLALESLPYVLSGMGYTLILSLLTMGVGLVLGLVTAMARMSRRVLLRWPARAYISVIRGTPLLVQLFILFYGLPVIGITLDPITAAVIGLSLNVGGYSAETIRGAVSSISKGQWEAAKSLNMTYLQTMRRIVIPQSVRVALPPLANTFLSLVKDTALLSVITVPEMLYRAKIVGGSTLDYMTPYLLVALLYWVICTILNALNERLEKRYGRFAS, from the coding sequence TTGGAGTCCTTACCCTACGTGCTGTCGGGAATGGGGTATACCCTGATTCTCAGCCTGCTGACCATGGGGGTCGGCCTGGTGCTGGGGCTGGTGACGGCGATGGCCCGGATGTCCCGGCGCGTGCTGCTCCGCTGGCCGGCCAGGGCTTACATTTCCGTGATCCGGGGGACGCCCCTGTTGGTCCAGTTGTTTATCCTCTTTTACGGCTTGCCGGTGATCGGGATCACCCTGGATCCGATCACCGCGGCCGTGATCGGCCTTTCCCTCAATGTGGGGGGGTATTCCGCGGAAACGATCCGGGGGGCCGTTTCGTCCATTTCCAAGGGGCAGTGGGAAGCGGCCAAGTCCCTCAACATGACCTACCTGCAGACGATGCGCCGGATCGTGATCCCCCAATCGGTCCGCGTCGCCTTGCCCCCCCTTGCCAACACCTTTCTCAGCCTGGTGAAGGATACGGCGCTCCTCTCGGTGATTACGGTGCCGGAGATGCTGTATCGGGCGAAAATCGTCGGAGGAAGCACCCTGGATTACATGACCCCTTACCTGTTGGTAGCCCTTTTGTACTGGGTGATCTGCACCATTCTCAACGCCTTGAACGAACGGCTGGAGAAGCGTTACGGCCGTTTCGCCTCGTAG